CTTGCTCTGCTATTTCCTCCAACACTtcggccgtttctcaaacggaaggctgcatcctccggaggtcgcatttgtaggctgcatacgtcataaagaagatcttattttagaatattaacagttatcaatttgaccattattcttagttaagcgtaagttgttgtaatatgcttatGACTCGGGAATGTAATGCTCAGTTAgctgaaataaaccaggcttgatgacgtatgcagcaGTGGTAATTTCGTCGACgaagacgaaaaatattcgtcaacgaaccttttttctgtgactaagactagacgttgacgagctaaaattaatgtctgatgataaaaactatgacgaaatttatgccgcgtcttcattaacaagacgagacgggactaaaatgttatttgaggactaccggacattcaaaatacatcctatatgCTAAATGAAgtgtcttgtctttcaaaatgtgcgtctCTATCATTGGATTACGATCAGATGAGGGGCGTatctcagtatggcagccgcagtggacggataggctatcaaaacgcaaactaacgatctgaaacaatagcctcagcacccgaagggttagggatagggtgaccagatgtcccgtttttcccgggagtcacaATTCGTTGTCGATTCATTTAAAGTTAGTGATGGCGAGATAGGCGGAGAGCGCTCTCTCTCGCGCACaagctccacttcttcagttctcatacagcgcgcgatcagttctcagcgctcaaatacacacacagcagtcccGTGTCTATCGTGTAGTAGAGTCAGAGtatctcacataaatacagtcagttatggcttaagtgagcgtaaacaggtggatgaaaactgaatgtgtgtcagtattacatgcatgccttccgtcttaaagggacagcattcctaattatctgtgtcataaatgttaaccaacaaaagatgtcaaataaatgtatacttaagtaaagctactgtatctgaaaaatgagtttaatttgtatctctaccaaaaaatgaaaatgtattccagtttttccaaattcaatccttgattcaaatttctcataagtttaattgatttggtctaaagagagaagaattgatgcctatttttgtttgaatactacatataaaatagctaccaaaataaatgttgttaactgcactttgactaaaagtaaagactaaaagttgacaaaaatacaatgacttttcgtcgactaaaactatgaaatactcaaatgactaaaatgtgactaagactattaagcattttcgtctcaagactaagactaagactaaatcaaaaatgcctgccaaaattaacactggtatgcagcctacaaatgcgacctccggaggatgcagccttccgtttgagaaacggcctcTGAATAGGAACATGATGTAATTTTGGTCTAGAATCgaagtactacatgtctgccatctagtggtagggaatacaaatgagattACACCATATTAGGAACTACAGTCTTTGGCGCTTAGAGGGTTAACCTTTAATATTATAGCAATGCACAACTGACAGGTTTTTGTGTATAGTAGGGGTCTTCACGGGTCTACTTGGATCCGAAAACCCGAGGTCAGACCCGAGACCCAAGCGGGTTCGGGTCCAAATTAAGTCTcggttaattaaaataaatatgcttttcCCAAATGGACCCGATTACACCCgaattcttttaaactttcccgGATGTGTAGCCTACTTGTGCTTTCATGTTAAGTTCGTTTTTGAGAAACGCACGTAAAAAAGGAACATTTGTAACCTCAGAAATCCATCTTTTAGTTGTGAGATCCATCAGGAAATACACTCACTTGCATGTCAATGCAaggcttttcttttttgtgtgcaGAAGCCCTTCACCGGAGATGAGTTAGCTAACGTTGCAGACAAAACTATCAAATCCATGATTTATTAACTTAtcgatttaatttttataatactattatgtttatatttcaaatccaCTGGTTACAATTGAAAGCCTAACTCAGAAATAACATGCATCCATCAGGCAGGCAAAAACTGCCTGGACTCGGGTCTAATTTCATCTGGTCTGTCTCAGGTTGGGTTTATCTTTTAAAACGGATTTTAGGACCAGAGAAGACCTCTAGTGTATAGTGCATAGCATTAGTAGTGATTGTTTGTATCACTACTAAGAAAAATGTACTGCACCTGATACATATCCAAATGAATGGATATTAAATCAAATCTCATTGATTTGAGAAATCTGTAAATACTCAGCTCTAGACAGCATGCTGTGCTTTTATGGGCCAATAGAAAATGCAAGTCTAGTTGGGAGAAGACCACAATAACATCTGTCTGTTTCCCCAAACTCATGCCATTGTTCAGGCCaatgtttctgtttctgtttctggTTGATTGTGATTCTTAATAATTTGTAGAAGTCCACTGAGTCCCCATTTAATCAATATCTGAGCAACTTATTGATTTTGTAGCTCCTGAGTGCCGATTGTCTTTGTGCATGTTGTCTTTAGGCCAATAGGGGATAAGCCCTCTAGAGGCCGTGGAGGAGGCCGCGGGGCCAGAGGTGGCCGTGGGCGAGGCATGGGACGTGGAGATGGCTTTGATTCCCGAGGCAAACGTGACTTTGACAGACACAGCGGCAATGACAAATCGTAAGTGTGATGAAGCCTACACCCCACTAACAGATGGTTAAGGGTGTGTTGTTGCACTAGTCTCACTGGAATGTCCTTCATGCTTTAGTCGACAGAAAGGAGAGGAGAAGCGTGGTGGGAGTGGCTTGCACAACTGGGGCAATGTGAAGGAAGAAGCCAGGTAGGATTGGAGATGTGAAATATTTGAGGCTTGTGGTGTTGCATCAGATTATTTGGGAGGTTGATATGACATGTTGACAAATGTCAGGGTTTCTGCAAGTCCTAAAATGTTTCAATTCGCCCTTCCACAAACAAAGGCCTTAAATCAGAGCAAGAAGTCTTAATTCATAAAGACGTGGCATTAAATCTTGCATGCATTGCTAAAAGTTAATCTTTCtctatatttttgtcttgttttccagtacaaatatctaaacatccttaaatcaagatacatttatttgagatgcaaaaatgttttctgagaaatgcaACAACGTTAagtgacattatttttaaaacagtggGCCTTAAACCTGTTCTCCTTTTGAATTGAGTTGATTTTTCTAAGCCCCagtggcagatatttgttcttttttaatcCAACTCAATCCCTTTTGATCAGTTTCACAGAAAGAAAGACTCTTAATGTCATTTTGaaagtaaatatttcttgatttaagaatctttatagccttcataaaacctgcagaaaccctgtgtCATACAGAAATAATGTAGATCGTCTGAAACACTAGACTCTTGTTAACTCTAATTAGTGATGTTTGTGAAGGTAAGCATcgttgttgttaataataataataataataatggtattTATATTAACCCAAGTATTGAACTTTGACAGTAACTTGTCCCAAACCGCTTGTGTTCTGGACATAAATAAAACCTGATATTGGATGACATGCTGTGCTGGTTCTAAATCATCAGATTTTCCCTTAGTCATTGAGAACTGTCATTTCTTGACATTTAAGACTTATGAAACattgctttaaagggatagtgtgATCATTTCAAGGCTTCCCCTGATCTAGTAATGTTGTCTGATTTGACAGTGAGCTTGATCAGTCTGCAGCACCGGAGCCTGTTCCTGAAGGTGAAGATCACGCTCCTGCCGACTCTGAAAACAAGTGAGTCAAGTAGAATTCTGTTCAGAATAAGAGAAAATGCCAGTATCTCTGACTAGATGTGCTGAGAGCATGCCATTGGATGGTTGTGTTTGTGTAGGGAGAATGAAGTAGAAGAGGTGAAGGAAGAAGGTCCCAAGGAGATGACACTGGATGAGTGGAAGGCCATGCAAGACAAAGAACGGTCCAAAGTTGAGTTCAACATCCGCAAGCCCAACGAGGGTAACGACGGTCAGTGGAAGAAGGGCTACGTACTGCACAAGTCAAAGAGTGAGGAAGTTGGCACGGTAAGTTAAATTAGTCCATTTTCCAGCctaataaatttttctttttatggtTTTGAGGCTAATGTcgcttattttcttttttgtgcgTTTTCAGCGGCATGCTGGAGCTGTGATTGAAGCTGGAGATGTTGATCCTGACTCATTCCAAAAGGTATCTGTCCCGGTTTGTGTCTGGATTTGGATTTTTATTCTCCTGTCACCCTTTTGGTCACCTTTGAAATTGTTGGTCTGTAGTTAACCTGAACTAAAATTTAGTTGACCTAGAGCCGTGCCAGAATTCAAGAATTGATGGCCACACATTGACGTGTTGActgttcatttatttctttttaaatcccGCTTTTCTGTTCCACATCCACCTGCCTCCACTGAACTTTACCTTCACTCTTTTGTTCCAGTGATTTTGCTCCTTAATGTAGATCCCCAACATTGATGAAAGCATGTCTGCGCTTTTGACTTATCGACTTATTCACTGTTATACTATCCATTTGATATCAAAAATATGCAAATTGTTTTGTGGTCTCAGTAAAGCTATACTAATACTACAGTTTGGCTGAAGGGATCAGCTCTGTGGTCATGGTAGGGCCtttgaaatcagttttattttcctaaattctgttttaaatttttctggatttccttttttttttttttttttttttttttttctcccaaatcATATTTTGGTAATCGGTAAGCATGTCtcattgaaatcatgaaactttagttttagtttaacaaaaaaagtaatttttctgCATTAAAATTTCATAATCAAATATCATATCTAATCAGACGAATTCAAAcgttaacattttaataatattgcattttttaaaaacaattttagggCCCTAAgaagtttattttttcctcccagACATTTGGTGTTGTCTGTATTAATTATTTtggatttatgatttaatacaaatttattatcAATGGTAATCAaataaagggggaaaaaacattaacaatttaatgaatcttttaaaatgaaatcaaattaaaatcaaattttttttggCAGACAAAGTTtagctttaaaattaaaacatggaagaaaatgtattattttgagaaATACATTCTGCTTTACACTGTTTTTCTGTCACAATTTCTTCCAgttaaactgaacttttattttgatgggttgccatgAAGACCTTTGAGTTTCAAGTCAGTATTGCGATTTGATTCATTGTGCACCCTGCTTGTGATTTACTCCTCCAAATTCTGTGAAAAATTCTGTAAATTCCATTCTTATGATTTGATTGTGATTTTGTCCGTTATCCACATCGAGGAAATCTTAGTTTTCTAGCTGAAATCCTCACAGCGCATCAAGAAAGCAAGCATTGTGTGGAATTGGGAATGATGTGTTTTAGATCCTGAAGCTGATCTTGTAATATTTCTTCTTAAAGGCTGATGAGGGTGGAGAGCACCACTTCCGTAAGCCCGCCAATGACATCACCACTCAGCTGGAGATAAACTTCGGAGACTTGGGTCGGCCGGGCCGTGGCCGTGGAGGATCTCGCGGAGGCCGAGGTGGtcgtggtggtggtggtggtggtggtggtggtggaggCGGCGGCGGCGGTGGTGGCGGCAGCAGTGGTGGACGGCCAGGCCGAGGCGGAGGCAGATCTGAGAAGGTAAATGACATACAGATATGTTCTCCAGATGTTTGTGTATGAAAATTTGTGGCAGATACAgcttaaatcaaataaaattctAGTCTGCTCCTGAAACCCATATCACTGCTGTTTACTTAGAgtacatttagttttttaaatggaCACTATTCCCTTATACCCCAGCAGAGAAATAAACTCTTTATTGTTGTAAAATTCAGTCCTTTCCATTGAGTATTACAGGATTGGATCTGTTAGTTGGGtgtaaaacagtacaaaaaTGCTGTTGTCATAGAAAGTGATGTTTTATGTTGACTTTCATGTTATTTATGAAAAACTGTTTCTgccacagattaaaaaaaattaaaaaggtaattgccgTTTtaatctttacatttttttctctctattgcagagtttatatctcacaattctgacttcctTTCTTAGGATTGAgattataaagtcagaattgtgggataaagtttatataataattctgactttataacttgcaacTGCAAGTTTATCTTAATTCTGatgggaaaaaagtaaaaacaaaacaaaaaaaaaatgtttttcaagttGTTGATTTATGTAGtttagttatttactgtatttttccaCTTGTTTCTTGCCGTGAATATAGCCATGATAGATGGCATGGTGCTAAATTCTAATCCATCAATCATGAAGAGACAGTAGCCTAATACACCAGCTGCTCTCTGTCCTTAATGtaaatcaaacaataaaaaaaaaaagaaaatcacttGCTGCTCTTGACCCAGAcataaaggggtagttcacccaaaaatgaaacttctgtcgTCATTTGCTCACCCTGAAGTTGTTCCAAGCCTGTAAGAATTTCTTCTGTTCTGTTGagtattaagatattttgatgcacgtgggaaaccaaacagtttctggtccccGTTGTCTTCCATagtcaaaaaagaaagaaagaagtttGATCACACAGAGAAAGTTTTATCCGACATGATCATGGCATAAGATGCTGAATGCTGGTGAAATGCATGTGTAGAAGCATCCAATGTCTTATATTTTCCAGATTTCTCTAATTTTATAGTAGTTTGAATGGCTTGTGTGCAGGAAAAGGCAATATATGTACTTTGATTAATTAATGATCATCTCAAATGTTGGCTTGAAGTCTGTTTCTTTTGAATTCGACAGGGTGGAGGCGTTTCCGTTCCCAACGTGGATGATCCCGAGGCTTTTCCAGCCCTGGCCTAAACCTCAGCTCCGCCTCCAAACCTTCCTCCAGGCCCCTGCCCCTCCTCTTCGACGCTTGCATGCTTACGGATTGTTCGACCATAGAAACCAGAAAAGAGAAATACATGAGACTGTCATCCATACATACACTGAGAACTGACTTTTACCTGCGGAAAAACACAAAAAGGACTTCTTGTTACACTGAAGCAAATAATGGGTAGAGGTTTTGTATTTAGAGACATGATAGCAGGGATGttcatacagtatttttttttccctttttttccaGAGATTATGCATTCgccataaatatttttttattgctgctTGAATGTATGCATTTTCAAGATAGAATCGAGGTGTGTTGTGAACGCTTGCGCTTCAGTCGGGACACTGCGGTGTCTGCGTGTAACCGAATACACTCTCAATGGCTCTACCAAaagcagttttgtttttatttttctccaccAAGTGAGAATACAAGACTCGTAGTGATGATTTTACTATTAACATATATACATGAATAATGTATATtgactattttaaatgttttgaaagaaagcTCTAAGGTCAAGCTACCCTCCTGtcatttggattttttttttcttgaccgGTAGCAAGAAGCAAATGCGTCGTCTTGATCTTGCTTTGGTGTTTTCTGTCGTCCTCTGCTGGACCGGTGATATTAGTATGCATAGTTGTCTTTGTTCCTCAGAGAGATTATTTCCTCATCTTGTTGAAGCACCCAGGGCTCAATGGAGATCCAGGCTGGTCCTTGTAAGTTCATCTCTTAGAAACCTTAGGACCACTTTCTGAACTGTAAACGTGggtgatttgtgtgtgtgtttgtgtgtgtgtgtgtgtgtgtgtgtgtgtgtgtgagagagagagagaacctgTTTTTAAAAACTCATCATCTGCCATAAGTTTATTTTCCTGAGCTTAGGTGGTAAGTTTCAGCAAGTCATGTTCTTAACATGAAGTTTTATTGACTTTTTAGTGAGTTTTCTCTAGCTGAGGTTGTTGACATATCTTGCACTTAGGTTATGGTGACGTTTGAAATCTAGCTACTAAGCACGTGGTCTATTTGCATCAGtaccatttgtttatttttattccttcTGTGATCTTTgcggtgtttttatttttaattattactatGATGGCACTACTGCTTGcgttttctgagaaaaaaaaaaaaaagtgtaattcaGGGTGGGACAACAGTGTGCTGCGAAAGAaaagttggaaccagcttcttATGTATGTGAAATAGTGAGACCTCCAAGTGTGATGGTCGATGTACTCTGTATTCATAGGAGGAGGGACAATAAAATGGAAGACGACACTAGATTTGAGTCCAAGCTTCTGGTTTGTCACCGTCTCTCCTTTACCCCGCTCTGTTACCCCGTCCTTTCTATAACAAACATGTCTGcaaataaaatgcttttgtttagTCAGTGCTTCCCATGTAATAAAAATAGGTTGGAAAACTTTAGCAACAAAATATCATGCACCATTTATTTCTAAGTATTTTTCCTTATTTGAATTTACCTTTTCTCCCATGTTTGATACCTAACTGTGATAAATCAACATTACAAACTTTAGTTTGAGACTTATAGTTTTGTAGCTATATACCCCTTGACATAAATAAAGGCCAAAAATGGCAAAACACTGATCTTCTGAtggcattaaatataaatgactgGTAAGGAAATTAGCAAGAATTGAGCAAATGCACTCCTGACCACTGATTTGTGCTTAAAATGGTGAAATGTGCACCATTATCGATTAAATATTTAGCCGATCACCCCATCAGCTGTTCTTACAGGGATCTCTTGTTCATTGTTAATATTTCTGTcgcaaacattcattttgtttttcaattgtttaaaatattgccTTAGTATcgttttacatttttgtgttgtgtcTCTTAAGTATGTCAACAAGTTATTACAATATAAGTTAATTCCAATTAGACATTTATCTGACTCCAATTTATGAAGAAATATAGGCTAGTGCTGCCCCCCCCCCATGCGTTCTTctgtttttgtgaattatttCTCACTAAAttatttcagaaattaaaacaaaatatataatttctgaGTAAACACatatgcagttttgaaatacaGTCGAGTGAAatgacttgccttaaagggactAATAAACCCAGtaaatctttctttctttttattattatagcagCGCAAATTAACTTTGCCTATGAAATAAATCAAAGTACCAAGTTATTACAAAAGGcagatcacatttatttatgaatgtttcatGTGCGCCGACAAAAATCAATTGCTTTCACAATGACTTTTTAGAATTATtcttagaataaaaataaaatatgagctGCAGAAGCTAGCGGCTGTAACAGCAGCTCGGTAGGTGCTATTCATTTTTATGGCCACAACGAAAAGC
This portion of the Onychostoma macrolepis isolate SWU-2019 chromosome 02, ASM1243209v1, whole genome shotgun sequence genome encodes:
- the serbp1b gene encoding SERPINE1 mRNA-binding protein 1, with protein sequence MPGHLQEGFGCVVTNRFDQLLDDESDPFEILKAAENKKKDAAASGGSKTAAQAAKQPKKESQKDRKNTAQEKKEDTQAPVPLKKEGMRRVGRRPEQQGQASSQHQGGQGEARPGDRRPDRRPPRERRFDKPADEKPEGGEFPVDKPIGDKPSRGRGGGRGARGGRGRGMGRGDGFDSRGKRDFDRHSGNDKSRQKGEEKRGGSGLHNWGNVKEEASELDQSAAPEPVPEGEDHAPADSENKENEVEEVKEEGPKEMTLDEWKAMQDKERSKVEFNIRKPNEGNDGQWKKGYVLHKSKSEEVGTRHAGAVIEAGDVDPDSFQKADEGGEHHFRKPANDITTQLEINFGDLGRPGRGRGGSRGGRGGRGGGGGGGGGGGGGGGGGGSSGGRPGRGGGRSEKGGGVSVPNVDDPEAFPALA